A section of the Leminorella richardii genome encodes:
- a CDS encoding DASS family sodium-coupled anion symporter: protein MEKMTPLKPIPSLIAIAVTLLIWFVIPVPEGVAPNAWQLLALFVGTIVAIIGKAMPIGALSIISIALVALTGVTNPGKPGAALNDALSGFSNQLIWLIGISMMVSLSLNKTGLGARIGYYFISLFGKKTLGIAYALALAETTLAPVTPSNTARGGGIIHPIMRSIADSFDSKPTPGSTEKIGRYLSLVNYNINPITSAMFITATAPNPLIVALIIKGTDPSIELTWGMWAIAAIAPAIVSLIVVPLVIYWLYPPEIKSTPDAPVFAKNKLKALGPVSLPEAITLGVFALLLVLWAGIPAFFMGKAWEVNPTTAAFIGLSVLLMTGVLSWEDLLKHKGAWDTITWFAALVMMATFLGKLGLISWLSQTVGGAIGSLGIGWIGGTILLILVYVYSHYFFASTTAHITAMFAAFFAAGLALGAPPAMLGLTLAFASSLMMSLTHYGTGTAPIIFGSGYVTLSEWWKVGFILSVINLMIWVTVGGAWWKWLGYW, encoded by the coding sequence ATGGAAAAAATGACGCCACTAAAGCCGATTCCATCCCTGATTGCTATTGCCGTTACGCTGCTTATCTGGTTTGTTATTCCTGTTCCCGAGGGCGTTGCGCCCAATGCCTGGCAGCTTTTGGCGCTGTTTGTTGGCACCATTGTCGCTATTATCGGTAAAGCGATGCCGATAGGGGCGCTTTCTATTATCTCCATTGCACTGGTGGCGCTGACGGGGGTGACTAACCCCGGTAAACCCGGTGCTGCCCTCAACGACGCCCTTAGCGGGTTTTCCAATCAGCTGATTTGGTTAATCGGTATTTCCATGATGGTTTCCCTAAGCCTGAATAAAACCGGGCTGGGAGCGCGCATTGGCTACTACTTTATCTCGCTGTTTGGGAAAAAAACGCTGGGGATTGCCTATGCGTTGGCTCTTGCCGAAACCACGTTGGCACCGGTAACGCCCAGTAATACAGCCCGCGGTGGCGGCATTATTCACCCGATTATGCGCTCTATTGCCGACAGTTTTGATTCCAAGCCCACGCCGGGCTCTACGGAAAAAATTGGCCGCTATCTTTCACTGGTGAACTACAACATTAACCCGATCACCTCGGCGATGTTTATTACGGCCACTGCGCCAAACCCGCTGATCGTCGCGCTGATTATCAAAGGCACCGATCCCAGTATCGAGCTGACGTGGGGTATGTGGGCGATAGCGGCGATTGCTCCGGCTATCGTTTCGCTGATTGTCGTACCGTTGGTGATTTATTGGCTTTATCCACCGGAGATCAAGAGCACGCCGGATGCACCGGTGTTTGCCAAAAATAAGCTAAAAGCGCTGGGGCCCGTTTCGCTGCCAGAGGCGATCACTCTAGGGGTATTTGCCCTTCTGCTGGTGCTGTGGGCAGGCATTCCGGCCTTTTTTATGGGGAAAGCCTGGGAAGTGAACCCGACAACGGCGGCGTTTATTGGTCTGTCCGTTCTGCTGATGACCGGCGTGCTGAGCTGGGAAGACTTGCTCAAGCATAAGGGAGCATGGGATACCATTACCTGGTTTGCTGCGCTGGTCATGATGGCGACGTTTTTAGGCAAGCTGGGATTGATTAGCTGGCTTTCTCAAACCGTTGGTGGTGCGATTGGCAGCCTCGGCATTGGCTGGATCGGCGGTACGATCTTACTCATACTGGTGTACGTTTACTCGCACTACTTCTTTGCAAGCACCACCGCGCACATTACTGCGATGTTTGCCGCCTTCTTTGCTGCCGGGCTGGCTCTCGGCGCGCCTCCGGCGATGCTGGGGCTGACGCTGGCGTTTGCTTCCTCACTGATGATGTCGTTGACTCACTATGGCACCGGTACCGCGCCGATTATTTTTGGTTCCGGCTATGTCACTTTGTCGGAGTGGTGGAAAGTCGGCTTTATCCTCAGCGTCATTAACCTGATGATTTGGGTGACGGTTGGCGGTGCATGGTGGAAGTGGCTAGGCTACTGGTGA